A single genomic interval of Gossypium raimondii isolate GPD5lz chromosome 11, ASM2569854v1, whole genome shotgun sequence harbors:
- the LOC105803127 gene encoding non-specific lipid transfer protein GPI-anchored 15 isoform X1 translates to MASRGVEMGLILVLMAMVWAGANAQSCASALTSLSPCLNYITGNSSTPSSTCCSQMQTVVQSSPQCLCSVLNNGASLGITINQTLATQLPGACQVQTPPIRQCNGGTPGTPSAGSPAGSPSDSSDDTPEGAITPSASDIPSGTGSKTVPSIDGGSSGASIEKASLHLVFFLLSIAVVAKF, encoded by the exons ATGGCTTCAAGAGGTGTTGAGATGGGTCTAATCCTAGTACTGATGGCAATGGTATGGGCTGGAGCCAACGCCCAAAGCTGCGCCTCCGCACTGACCAGCTTATCCCCATGCCTCAACTACATTACAGGAAATTCCTCCACCCCTTCATCTACATGCTGCTCACAGATGCAGACCGTCGTTCAATCATCACCTCAATGCCTTTGCTCCGTGCTTAATAATGGCGCTTCCTTAGGAATCACTATAAACCAGACCCTGGCCACGCAACTCCCTGGTGCTTGCCAGGTGCAAACTCCACCAATTCGCCagtgtaacg GTGGAACGCCTGGAACTCCATCTGCAGGGTCTCCAGCTGGTTCACCATCAGATTCTTCTGATGATACACCCGAGGGTGCCATTACACCATCAGCATCAGACATTCCTTCAG GAACAGGGTCTAAAACTGTTCCATCCATCGACGGGGGATCATCAGGGGCAAGCATAGAGAAAGCCTCCCTTCATTTGGTTTTCTTCCTTCTCTCCATTGCAGTCGTCGCCAAATTCTGA
- the LOC105803127 gene encoding non-specific lipid transfer protein GPI-anchored 15 isoform X2 — MASRGVEMGLILVLMAMVWAGANAQSCASALTSLSPCLNYITGNSSTPSSTCCSQMQTVVQSSPQCLCSVLNNGASLGITINQTLATQLPGACQVQTPPIRQCNGSPAGSPSDSSDDTPEGAITPSASDIPSGTGSKTVPSIDGGSSGASIEKASLHLVFFLLSIAVVAKF; from the exons ATGGCTTCAAGAGGTGTTGAGATGGGTCTAATCCTAGTACTGATGGCAATGGTATGGGCTGGAGCCAACGCCCAAAGCTGCGCCTCCGCACTGACCAGCTTATCCCCATGCCTCAACTACATTACAGGAAATTCCTCCACCCCTTCATCTACATGCTGCTCACAGATGCAGACCGTCGTTCAATCATCACCTCAATGCCTTTGCTCCGTGCTTAATAATGGCGCTTCCTTAGGAATCACTATAAACCAGACCCTGGCCACGCAACTCCCTGGTGCTTGCCAGGTGCAAACTCCACCAATTCGCCagtgtaacg GGTCTCCAGCTGGTTCACCATCAGATTCTTCTGATGATACACCCGAGGGTGCCATTACACCATCAGCATCAGACATTCCTTCAG GAACAGGGTCTAAAACTGTTCCATCCATCGACGGGGGATCATCAGGGGCAAGCATAGAGAAAGCCTCCCTTCATTTGGTTTTCTTCCTTCTCTCCATTGCAGTCGTCGCCAAATTCTGA